The DNA window GATCAGATACCTCATCAATCATGGCATTGTCCATGTCAATTTTATTGAGGATAGGAATAATTTCAAGATTGTGCTCTATGGCTAAATATAAATTTGAAATGGTCTGAGCCTGGATCCCCTGGGTTGCATCAATTAACAGTAAAGCTCCTTCACAAGCAGCAATTGATCGGCTAACCTCGTAAGAAAAATCTACGTGTCCGGGTGTGTCTATCAAATTAAAAACATACATCTGACCATCCGTATGAAGGTATTTTAACTGAATCGCGTGCGCCTTGATAGTAATTCCTCTCTCCCTCTCCAGATCCATATCGTCCAGTGCTTGATTTTGCATATCTCTGACGGAAATAGTTTTAGTATATTCCAACAGGCGGTCAGACAAAGTACTTTTGCCATGGTCAATATGTGCTATTACACAAAAGTTTCTGATATGCTCCATTGTTACAATTCGTTTTCGCGCTGCAAAAGTACCTAAGTTAACAGCCTTTAGCCAATTTTAAGCTAAAAATTTAATATAAACTGTGGTATTTGTAGCCAAGATGCAGCTAATAAGCTTAGATTGCCTTCAAAGCTTGTTCCCAATCCAATATCAAATCATCTACTGTTTCAAGCCCAACAGACAATCTGATCAAACCATCCGTTATCCCATTTTTTAACCTGATATCTTTTGGAACTTTAAGGTGTGACATCGTCGCGGGATGCAATATCATAGTTTCAGTTTCGCCTAATGAAGGCGCGATTACACATAATTGTAATTTTCTCAGCACCTTTGACACCTCATCAATTCCACCTTTAATTTCAAAACTCAACATTGCCCCAAAGCAATGCATTTGTTTTTTAGCCAACTCATAATCTGGATGATTTTCTAGTCCGGGATAATTGACTCTGGTGACATTTGGCTGTTTTTCCAGGAATTTTGCTAATTTCATAGCGTTAGATGATTGGGCTTTCATTCTAATTTCAAGGGTCTTAAGGCCTAAATCCAACAAAAAGGCTTCAAATGGACTCGCCACACTTCCAATCAATTTAAGAAAAACCCACAACCGATTATAAATCAATTCTTTGTCAAAGCTCAAAATAGCGCCCCCTGTAGAGGCTCCATGACCGTGTAAAAACTTTGTGGTAGAATGTACAACGACATCGGCACCCAATGATAATGGACGCATGCCATAAGGTGTAGAAAATGTATTATCTACTACTACCTTAACACCATGGCGTTTGGCAATCGTTGATATCATTTTGATATCAATGCTATTCAAAACAGGATTGGTTGGTGTTTCCAGGTAAATAACCGCCTTACCAGCCTTCTCTTGGATGGCGAGATCAATTTCTTCTGGGGTTTTGAAATCCATAAACATTAAATCAACTTGATTTTGGCCAAATACCGTTTGGAACAACTCGGTTGTTCCTCCATAAAGATTA is part of the Candidatus Vicinibacter affinis genome and encodes:
- a CDS encoding aminotransferase class I/II-fold pyridoxal phosphate-dependent enzyme, whose protein sequence is MESKAIKHFGTVLLKTVNDTRTTTPHQIPIYATAAFEFQSIEEGIEIFKNQPGGHVYSRYGNPTVEAVAQKLADLEAFDSGQQAYGLLTSSGMAAIHCVMQTLLRPGDLILTQSNLYGGTTELFQTVFGQNQVDLMFMDFKTPEEIDLAIQEKAGKAVIYLETPTNPVLNSIDIKMISTIAKRHGVKVVVDNTFSTPYGMRPLSLGADVVVHSTTKFLHGHGASTGGAILSFDKELIYNRLWVFLKLIGSVASPFEAFLLDLGLKTLEIRMKAQSSNAMKLAKFLEKQPNVTRVNYPGLENHPDYELAKKQMHCFGAMLSFEIKGGIDEVSKVLRKLQLCVIAPSLGETETMILHPATMSHLKVPKDIRLKNGITDGLIRLSVGLETVDDLILDWEQALKAI